From Thermotoga sp. Ku-13t, the proteins below share one genomic window:
- a CDS encoding phosphoketolase family protein: MVESYRGETVVEKLNDFWKACCYIAAGMIYLKDNPLLKVPLKPEHVKNRLLGHWGASPALSFVYVHANRVIKKYNLNAIFIAGPGHGAPGVIAPVYLEGTLSEYYPEFTQDEEGMKKLFRYFSFPGGFGSHCTPELPGSIQEGGELGYSLSHAYGAVFDNPKLIAITVIGDGEAETGPLAASWHSNKFLNPARDGAVLPILSLNGYKINNPTILARIEESELLNLFKGYGYDPIIVDGTDDHLESHQRMMEAMDKCVERIIDIWSRAKEKIERPILPMIILRTPKGWTAPKIVRDHYIEGYWRSHQVPLADARENAESLKILEQWLLSYEPDKLFDRSGRLRKDLLEVVPPGELKMSKNPNANGGLVRVPLKLPPLKEFSIDPEQQKYHENTRPLGDYLKRIMDLNPNNFRVFGPDETKSNRLDATFVHGKAWNAKILPVDSDEGYLSTFGRVMEILSEHTIEGWLEGYLLTGRHGLLNTYEGFAPIISSMVNQFGKWIDISSDIPWRMPISSLNLLLTSVVWRQDHNGFTHQDPGFITSIVDKWPNVVRVYFPPDANTLLATVWHCLQTTNRINIIVVDKQKHPQYLSIDEAIKNVIKGIAIWDFASNHPQEEPDVVVASCGDIPTKEAVAAVKILKEFFPELRIRFVNVINLFTLTPNTEHPDGLTDREFDSYFTTDKPVIFNFHGYPWLIHRLTYRRKNHNNIHVRGYRENRKYGIDSTALSPFLKGRGGITTPMQLAILNQIDRFSIAIDVIDRVEHIRQKAGYARDLIRNAQIETLQYAYEHGVDKPDL; the protein is encoded by the coding sequence GTGGTAGAATCATATCGAGGTGAAACTGTGGTTGAAAAGTTGAACGATTTTTGGAAAGCCTGCTGCTACATCGCAGCCGGCATGATCTACCTCAAAGACAACCCGCTGCTGAAAGTTCCCCTCAAACCCGAACACGTAAAAAACAGATTGCTTGGACATTGGGGCGCCTCGCCGGCTCTGAGCTTTGTGTACGTTCACGCCAACAGGGTTATAAAGAAATACAATCTGAACGCCATCTTCATCGCCGGACCAGGACACGGTGCACCTGGCGTGATAGCACCCGTGTATCTTGAAGGAACGTTGAGCGAGTATTATCCAGAGTTCACCCAGGACGAAGAGGGTATGAAAAAACTCTTCAGGTACTTTTCTTTCCCGGGTGGATTTGGCAGCCACTGCACACCTGAACTTCCCGGTTCGATACAGGAAGGCGGCGAGCTGGGTTATTCACTCTCTCACGCTTACGGTGCGGTGTTCGATAATCCAAAACTTATAGCTATAACAGTTATCGGTGACGGAGAAGCGGAGACTGGACCTCTTGCGGCATCGTGGCATTCCAACAAGTTTCTCAACCCTGCCAGGGACGGAGCCGTTCTGCCAATTCTGTCTTTGAACGGCTACAAGATAAACAATCCGACGATCCTCGCTCGAATAGAAGAAAGCGAGCTGCTGAACCTGTTCAAAGGCTACGGATACGATCCCATCATCGTGGATGGAACCGACGATCATCTTGAATCCCATCAGAGAATGATGGAAGCGATGGATAAGTGTGTTGAAAGGATCATCGACATCTGGTCCCGCGCGAAGGAAAAGATCGAAAGACCAATCCTGCCCATGATTATCCTGAGAACTCCAAAGGGATGGACCGCACCGAAGATCGTCAGGGATCACTACATCGAAGGATACTGGAGGTCGCACCAGGTCCCACTCGCCGACGCAAGAGAGAACGCCGAGAGTTTGAAGATTCTGGAGCAATGGCTGCTGAGTTACGAACCGGACAAACTATTCGATCGATCTGGAAGGTTGAGGAAAGATCTGCTCGAAGTCGTTCCACCGGGCGAACTCAAGATGAGCAAGAACCCGAACGCGAACGGTGGGCTCGTCAGGGTCCCGCTGAAACTTCCTCCTTTGAAGGAATTCTCTATCGATCCAGAACAGCAGAAGTACCACGAAAACACCCGCCCACTGGGAGACTATCTCAAGAGAATCATGGATCTCAATCCGAACAATTTCAGAGTCTTCGGGCCGGACGAAACGAAATCGAACAGGCTCGATGCGACCTTCGTACACGGCAAAGCCTGGAACGCGAAGATCCTTCCCGTCGACAGCGATGAAGGCTATCTTTCGACTTTCGGAAGGGTCATGGAAATTCTCTCTGAGCACACGATAGAAGGCTGGCTCGAAGGTTATCTGCTCACCGGCAGACACGGTCTTCTGAACACTTACGAAGGCTTCGCGCCCATCATCTCTTCGATGGTCAACCAGTTTGGGAAATGGATCGATATATCTTCAGATATTCCCTGGAGGATGCCGATCTCTTCTTTGAACCTGCTGCTGACATCCGTCGTGTGGCGACAGGACCACAACGGCTTCACTCACCAAGATCCAGGTTTCATAACTTCGATAGTCGACAAATGGCCCAACGTGGTGAGGGTCTACTTCCCGCCCGATGCGAACACGCTCCTGGCAACGGTGTGGCATTGTTTACAGACGACGAACAGGATAAACATCATCGTGGTGGACAAGCAGAAACATCCACAGTATCTGAGCATTGACGAGGCAATCAAGAACGTGATAAAGGGGATCGCGATCTGGGACTTCGCATCGAACCATCCTCAGGAAGAACCCGACGTTGTCGTCGCGAGCTGTGGTGACATTCCAACGAAAGAAGCCGTCGCGGCGGTGAAAATTCTGAAGGAGTTCTTCCCGGAACTCAGAATAAGGTTTGTGAACGTGATAAACCTCTTCACCCTCACACCGAACACGGAGCATCCCGACGGATTGACCGACAGAGAGTTCGATTCTTATTTCACCACTGATAAACCTGTCATATTCAACTTCCACGGTTATCCCTGGCTCATACACAGACTCACCTACAGAAGGAAAAACCATAACAACATACACGTGCGGGGTTATCGGGAGAACAGAAAGTATGGAATAGATTCCACAGCGCTCTCACCGTTCTTGAAAGGAAGAGGTGGCATAACCACACCGATGCAGCTGGCTATCCTGAACCAGATCGACAGGTTCAGCATAGCGATAGACGTGATAGACAGAGTCGAGCACATACGCCAGAAAGCAGGTTACGCGAGAGATCTGATAAGAAACGCCCAGATCGAAACCCTCCAATATGCTTATGAGCATGGAGTAGACAAACCAGATCTTTGA
- a CDS encoding DUF6485 family protein, with product MDCVNREKNLKRCNCSYPGCPRKGICCECLAYHRSHGELPACYFPSEAERTWDRSIENFLRTRKG from the coding sequence TTGGACTGCGTCAACAGAGAAAAGAACCTCAAAAGGTGCAACTGTTCCTATCCGGGTTGTCCGCGTAAGGGCATCTGCTGCGAGTGTCTGGCGTACCACAGGAGCCACGGGGAACTTCCCGCATGTTATTTCCCCAGCGAAGCGGAAAGAACCTGGGATAGATCCATAGAGAATTTCTTGAGAACCAGAAAAGGTTGA
- a CDS encoding ABC transporter permease produces the protein MNEIAGVTKLIFLDSIRNRVEFFFTVMFPIVFLIIFGFVFSGSSESGKYTVGLVSDLEQIERVIESSGPWKVQRYESVERLEQDIKDGKISVGVVLKDTQSILYAEGDIELSQRAKMFAVSLKPAIESVINNVPAYLKVERIAQSPLQKEIASFEHILTGVMAISILSNGMFSMVTIFSRYRKQGALKRLIATGVKLRSFLIAVSIVRLSLSFLSLAFIILLSRLMFNAQLAFNWFMLAFTLIFSTFGMMAVGLLIALVFKQPNAASNVASLLNTFMMFFSGVYFPLSWMPSYFRWIGHILPVKYVADLIRASAKLQLMSPSLFWSVNFVMLLAGLILLWLSGKLFLRAE, from the coding sequence ATGAATGAGATCGCTGGCGTGACGAAACTGATCTTTCTCGATTCGATTCGAAACCGCGTAGAATTTTTCTTCACCGTGATGTTTCCGATCGTTTTTCTGATCATATTCGGTTTCGTCTTCAGTGGTTCATCCGAATCGGGCAAGTACACCGTGGGACTCGTTTCTGATCTCGAACAGATCGAGCGGGTGATAGAAAGCTCAGGCCCATGGAAGGTTCAACGTTACGAATCGGTGGAACGACTCGAGCAGGACATCAAAGATGGAAAGATCTCTGTGGGTGTGGTCCTCAAGGACACGCAATCGATCCTGTACGCCGAAGGTGACATCGAGCTGAGCCAGAGAGCGAAGATGTTTGCAGTATCGTTGAAGCCTGCGATCGAATCTGTGATCAACAACGTGCCAGCTTACTTGAAAGTTGAGAGGATCGCTCAAAGTCCACTCCAAAAAGAGATCGCTTCCTTCGAGCACATCCTGACCGGTGTGATGGCGATCTCGATCCTTTCGAACGGAATGTTTTCCATGGTGACCATCTTCAGCAGGTACAGAAAACAGGGCGCGTTGAAAAGGCTCATCGCCACGGGCGTTAAGCTGAGAAGTTTTCTCATCGCGGTTTCCATCGTGAGACTGTCGCTCAGTTTCTTGTCTCTGGCTTTCATCATTCTCCTGAGCAGGTTGATGTTCAACGCTCAGCTGGCTTTCAACTGGTTTATGCTGGCGTTCACTTTGATCTTTTCCACCTTCGGTATGATGGCTGTGGGCTTGCTGATCGCACTCGTTTTCAAACAGCCCAACGCCGCTTCGAACGTCGCCTCGCTTTTGAACACCTTCATGATGTTTTTCTCTGGGGTCTATTTTCCACTGTCCTGGATGCCATCTTACTTCAGATGGATCGGCCACATCCTTCCAGTGAAGTACGTCGCAGATTTGATCCGTGCGAGTGCGAAGCTTCAGCTGATGAGCCCATCGCTTTTCTGGTCGGTTAACTTCGTCATGTTGTTGGCAGGACTAATCTTGCTGTGGCTCTCTGGTAAACTCTTTTTGAGAGCTGAGTAG
- a CDS encoding ABC transporter permease — protein MLKLTKGILLDTLRDFEAVFWPLVFPIILFFILVSVFGGMGTSNPVRFKLGILQRTQLTGFGKILENVIEQIQPEPFHAVKYEDLSRALKDLQSGRIQLLLEIPDTFNMDLTRAILTSGRSNVSLKVHCLSGKMESETAATILETILSTLNIEIFKRARPGNFTEVNFQLSIVSKPNAHSFHYATYLFPGILLTAIMPFGFFHLPLWLVFNRTSGLNKRLYASPVTPAESLLSLGLTQLIVMSVSCLLIYVFGYFVYSVSSSIFSWNFIFTLLFSMLVSLSMGLFLVCFFPKPASAVVSGQVLYQIMMFVGGLYFPVLRYNVPSFLKYFALVLPSTHLAELLRSALGHSVYNLPVWQMWSIPSLWLIASVVLFLIRFKWVMGYE, from the coding sequence ATGTTGAAGCTGACGAAGGGTATCCTCCTCGACACTTTAAGAGATTTCGAGGCCGTCTTTTGGCCACTCGTGTTCCCGATCATACTCTTCTTCATATTGGTTTCGGTCTTCGGAGGCATGGGAACTTCGAACCCGGTTCGGTTCAAACTCGGAATCCTCCAGAGGACGCAGCTCACTGGGTTTGGAAAGATCCTTGAGAACGTGATCGAGCAGATTCAGCCGGAACCATTCCACGCAGTAAAGTACGAGGATCTCTCACGGGCTCTGAAGGACCTTCAGTCGGGCAGAATACAGCTTTTGCTCGAAATTCCAGACACTTTCAACATGGATCTGACGAGAGCGATCCTAACCTCGGGGCGGTCGAACGTTTCACTGAAGGTTCATTGTCTGTCTGGAAAGATGGAGTCGGAAACGGCAGCCACGATCCTGGAAACCATCCTGAGCACTTTGAACATCGAGATCTTCAAAAGGGCCCGGCCGGGAAACTTCACAGAGGTCAACTTCCAGCTCAGCATTGTCAGTAAGCCGAACGCGCACAGTTTTCACTACGCCACTTATCTGTTTCCCGGGATCTTGCTGACGGCCATCATGCCTTTTGGCTTTTTCCATTTGCCCCTGTGGCTCGTGTTCAACAGAACCTCTGGCTTGAACAAAAGGTTGTACGCATCCCCCGTCACACCTGCCGAGAGCTTGCTTTCGCTTGGGCTTACGCAGTTGATCGTCATGTCGGTTTCGTGCCTTCTCATCTACGTTTTTGGATATTTCGTTTACAGCGTGAGCAGTTCCATCTTCAGCTGGAACTTCATTTTCACGCTGCTGTTTTCGATGCTCGTTTCTCTGTCCATGGGTCTGTTCCTCGTTTGCTTCTTCCCGAAGCCCGCTTCGGCGGTGGTGAGCGGTCAGGTTCTCTATCAGATCATGATGTTCGTAGGCGGTCTGTATTTTCCGGTCCTCAGATACAACGTTCCATCCTTTTTGAAGTACTTCGCCCTGGTTCTGCCATCGACGCACCTGGCGGAGCTTCTCCGCAGTGCGCTCGGCCACTCGGTCTACAACTTGCCAGTCTGGCAGATGTGGTCAATACCAAGCCTCTGGTTGATCGCTTCCGTCGTGCTGTTCTTGATCAGGTTCAAGTGGGTGATGGGCTATGAATGA